A stretch of Prionailurus bengalensis isolate Pbe53 chromosome E4, Fcat_Pben_1.1_paternal_pri, whole genome shotgun sequence DNA encodes these proteins:
- the GPATCH4 gene encoding G patch domain-containing protein 4 translates to MSVTPEIKSRGMKFAEEQLLKHGWTQGKGLGRKENGITQALRVTLKQDTHGVGHDPAKEFTDHWWNELFNKTAAGLVVETGQDGVRIRHLSKETTRRNRPKPNLLYQKFVKTATLTSGGEQPDKDVESHSDDDSQGSKPPKILTDEMLLQACEGRTAHKAARLGITMKAKLARLEAQEQAFLARLKGQDPGTSQLQSESKPRKKKKKKRKQEGEEEATATDGDAEEECPEDPGQSTRRSQKKKRQQREKAVADETGGTAGGGGDGEATGTSELGEWKNGEQTDEPFGKRKKRRHRAEKVGVSGGTGGIGPEQAESGAHAEPGSRREQRRQQQDLGAEATARVAEDRGAQEAASRRHVDGKSRRSKKKRQRPQEEEDVRDGEGEGGRAGVSPDGRTRKEKQKKD, encoded by the exons ATGAGTGTCACGCCAGAGATTAAGAGTCGTGGGATGAAGTTTGCCGAGGAGCAGCTGCTGAAGCATGGATGGACCCAAG GCAAAGGTCTGGGCCGGAAGGAGAATGGCATCACCCAGGCCCTCAGGGTGACGCTGAAGCAGGACACTCATGGG GTGGGACATGACCCTGCCAAGGAGTTCACGGACCACTGGTGGAATGAGCTCTTCAACAAGACTGCAGCCGGCTTGGTTGTGGAGACTGGGCAG GATGGAGTTCGGATAAGGCATCTTTCTAAGGAGACTACCCGTCGTAATCGTCCCAAGCCCAACTTGCTGTATCAGAAGTTTGTAAAG ACGGCCACGCTGACGTCAGGTGGTGAACAGCCAGACAAAGACGTGGAGAGCCACAGTGATGATGACAGCCAGGGGTCCAAGCCTCCAAAGAT tctGACCGATGAGATGCTGCTCCAAGCCTGTGAGGGGCGAACAGCACACAA GGCTGCTCGTCTTGGGATCACGATGAAGGCTAAGCTCGCTCGGTTGGAGGCCCAAGAACAGGCCTTCCTGGCTCGTCTCAAAGGCCAGGACCCCGGGACCTCTCAACTACAGTCTGAGAGCAAGCCccgcaaaaagaagaaaaagaaaagaaagcaggaaggggaggaagaggctACGGCAACTGATGGGGATGCAGAAGAGGAGTGCCCAGAGGACCCAGGCCAGAGCACCAGGAGaagccagaagaagaaaaggcaacagCGAGAAAAGGCAGTTGCAGATGAGACAGGGGGCACAGCTGGCGGAGGCGGGGACGGGGAGGCCACAGGAACAAGTGAGCTGGGAGAGTGGAAGAACGGGGAGCAAACGGATGAGCCCTTCGGGAAAAGGAAGAAGCGGCGGCACCGAGCAGAGAAGGTGGGGGTGTCGGGTGGAACAGGAGGCATTGGGCCGGAGCAGGCGGAGAGCGGGGCGCACGCGGAGCCGGGCAGCAGACGCGAGCAGAGGCGGCAGCAGCAAGACTTGGGTGCAGAAGCCACGGCCCGGGTTGCCGAAGACAGAGGGGCCCAGGAGGCAGCAAGCAGAAGGCACGTTGACGGGAAAAGCAggagaagcaagaagaaaaggcagcggccccaggaggaggaggatgtaagggacggggagggggaggggggcagagctgGAGTCAGCCCTGATGGGAGAacaaggaaggagaaacagaagaaagactgA
- the NAXE gene encoding NAD(P)H-hydrate epimerase, producing MRALRALLGFGLLAAGSHLQRVRGPAGVCRARPAWWGTRRPQSGGRGDPALMASPAVKYLSQEEAQAVDEELFNEYQFSVDQLMELAGLSCATAIAKAYPPKSMSRSPPTVLVICGPGNNGGDGLVCARHLKLFGYQPTIYYPKRPNKPLFGALVTQCQKMDIPFLGEMPPEPMLIDELYELVVDAIFGFSFKGDVREPFRSILSVLSGLTVPIASIDIPSGWDVEKGNSGGIQPDLLISLTAPKKSASHFTGRYHYLGGRFVPPALEKKYQLNLPPYPDTECVYRLQ from the exons ATGAGGGCCCTGCGGGCGCTGCTGGGGTTCGGTCTGCTGGCCGCCGGTTCGCACCTGCAGCGCGTCCGGGGCCCGGCCGGAGTCTGCCGCGCGAGGCCAGCCTGGTGGGGGACGCGGCGGCCGCAGTCGGGCGGCCGCGGGGACCCGGCGCTCATGGCGAGCCCGGCGGTGAAGTACTTGAG CCAGGAGGAGGCCCAGGCCGTGGACGAGGAGCTGTTCAACGAGTACCAGTTCAGTGTGGACCAGCTGATGGAGCTGGCGGGGCTGAGCTGCGCCACAGCCATAGCCAAG GCCTATCCCCCCAAGTCTATGTCCCGGAGCCCCCCTACGGTCCTGGTCATCTGCGGGCCCGGGAATAACGGAGGAGACGGCCTGGTCTGTGCCCGGCACCTCAAGCTGTTT GGCTACCAGCCAACCATCTATTACCCCAAAAGGCCTAACAAGCCACTCTTCGGTGCACTGGTGACCCAGTGCCAGAAAATGGACATCCCCTTCCTTGGTGAAATGCCCCCGGAG CCCATGCTGATCGACGAACTGTACGAGCTGGTAGTGGATGCCATCTTCGGCTTCAGCTTCAAAGGGGACGTCCGGGAGCCATTCCGGAGCATCCTGAGCGTCCTGAGCGGGCTCACCGTGCCCATTGCGAGTATCGACATTCCCTCAG GATGGGATGTGGAGAAGGGAAATTCTGGAGGGATCCAGCCAGACTTGCTCATCTCCCTGACTGCACCCAAAAAGTCTGCGAGCCACTTCACCGGTCGCTATCACTACCTGGGAGGTCGTTTCGTGCCTCCTGCTCTGGAAAAGAAGTACCAGCTGAACTTGCCGCCCTACCCTGACACGGAGTGTGTCTACCGTCTGCAGTGA
- the TTC24 gene encoding tetratricopeptide repeat protein 24: protein MSSSSPEDTPREPESEPEPSTSKQKQRGKRPQQEASVHALTRAGHGALLAGRNHEALTSFQRAFVLASEAPQTRDTPVLRACAFNLGAAYVETGDPARGLELLLRARPEEKAQGRRHGDQCFNVALAYHALGDLPQALAWYHRALGHYQPLGDHGQVQAKMGACYQALGQPELAAHCLQEASRAYAQAGQPQAAALALGAAAGCMLKSGRHGVGAVTRVLEESRRLAERSPEHRLLGHLYNDLGLSYCQLRLFPLAVEAFLRALPLCRGPGEEATVLRNLGTVHSALGNYRQARECHQKAADLHGSGGQRREQGRSFGSLAFVLSQLGDHRAARDNYLHALQAARDTGEWQGDWRRVPGAAGEGQSRGEPPEDPRALSPGDTKGQWQACEGLGAAAARLGQHDQALTYYKEALARSQKEPDSVRDRLVAKLEDAMRTHLARAGLVPTHALTSAPGRPQAPGEPGRGRVEGGGRVPGAALPPVPHPSRSSGGWEEEELEEGHEEREDQAPPDVPPASWAQRLECPGSGAHLPLGGQGPLRMEHPGILVPSGPQVNRWVPGGGEEHSPNSGALGVPCLLHSLTVGLLERESPTEWGGRAAQACPLLPWGPVAKVKAALCSVPGRCPWQALPDSRRSPGWPRETPSRNPQRRLTKSGFCTIM, encoded by the exons ATGTCTTCCTCCAGCCCTGAGGATACCCCCCGAGAGCCTGAGTCTGAGCCTGAACCCTCAACCTCCAAGCAGAAACAGAGGGGAAAGCGGCCACAGCAGGAGGCCAGCGTCCACGCCCTCACCAGGGCTGGCCACGGGGCGCTCCTGGCTGGCCGGAACCACGAAGCCCTGACCAGCTTCCAGAGGGCCTTCGTCCTGGCCTCGGAGGCCCCACAAACTCGCGACACCCCTGTTCTCCGGGCCTGTGCCTTCAACCTGGGGGCTGCCTACGTGGAGACCGGGGACCCAGCCCGGGGCCTCGAGCTGCTCCTGAGAGCCCGACCTGAGGAGAAGGCACAGGGCAGGCGTCACGGCGACCAGTGTTTCAACGTGGCTTTGGCCTACCACGCCCTGGGCGACCTGCCTCAAGCTCTGGCCTGGTACCACAGGGCCCTGGGTCACTACCAGCCACTAGGCGACCATGGGCAAGTCCAGGCAAAAATGGGAGCCTGCTACCAGGCTCTGGGACAGCCTGAGCTGGCAGCCCACTGTCTGCAGGAGGCAAGCCGGGCCTACGCCCAAGCAGGGCAGCCCCAGGCTGCGGCCTTGGCCTTGGGGGCTGCGGCGGGGTGTATGCTGAAGAGCGGGCGGCATGGGGTGGGCGCGGTGACGCGGGTGCTGGAGGAGAGCCGGAGGCTCGCTGAGAGGAGCCCTGAGCACAGACTGCTGG GGCATCTCTATAACGACCTAGGCCTGAGCTACTGCCAGCTCCGGCTGTTCCCGCTTGCAGTGGAGGCCTTCCTGCGGGCCCTGCCCCTGTGTCGCGGGCCGGGAGAGGAGGCCACGGTGCTGAGAAACCTCGGGACGGTCCACAGTGCCCTCGGCAACTACCGGCAAGCCCGGGAGTGTCACCAGAAGGCTGCTGACCTGCACG GCTCCGGGGGGCAGCGGCGGGAGCAGGGCCGGAGCTTTGGCAGCCTGGCATTTGTACTGAGCCAGCTGGGGGACCACAGGGCAGCCAGAGACAACTACCTACACGCCCTGCAGGCGGCCCGGGACACTGGTGAGTGGCAGGGGGACTGGCGGAGGGTCCCCGGGGCTGCTGGGGAGGGTCAGTCGCGTGGGGAGCCGCCAGAGGACCCCCGGGCTCTCTCCCCAGGGGACACGAAGGGCCAATGGCAGGCCTgcgaggggctgggggctgccgcAGCCAGACTGGGGCAGCACGACCAGGCCTTGACGTACTATAAGGAGGCGCTGGCTCGGAGTCAG AAGGAGCCAGACTCTGTGCGGGACCGGCTGGTGGCCAAGCTGGAGGACGCCATGAGGACCCACCTGGCCCGGGCCGGGCTCGTCCCCACGCACGCCCTG ACTTCGGCTCCAgggaggccccaggctccaggagagccgggaaggggcagggtGGAA ggagggggacgggTCCCTGGTGCTGCTCTGCCTCCtgttccccacccctccaggtcttcgggtgggtgggaggaagaggaattGGAGGAGGGCCACGAGGAGAGAGAGGACCAGGCCCCACCGGATGTCCCCCCCGCGTCTTGGGCCCAGAGGCTGGAGT GTCCAGGATCCGGGGCCCATCTCCCGCTTGGAGGCCAAGGCCCCCTCCGAATGGAGCATCCTGGCATTCTGGTCCCCAGTGGCCCCCAAGTCAATAGGTGGGTccccgggggaggggaagag CACTCACCCAACTCTGGAGCCCTGGGTGTCCCCTGTCTCTTGCACAGCCTGACCGTAGGCCTCCTAGAGAGGGAGAGTCCCACTGAATGGGGGGGGCGTGCAGCTCAAGCTtgccccctcctgccctggggcCCAGTGGCCAAGGTGAAGGCTGCCCTCTGCTCTGTCCCCGGCCGCTGCCCCTGGCAAGCCCTCCCTGACTCTCGCAGGTCGCCCGGATGGCCCAGGGAAACCCCAAGCAGGAACCCTCAGAGGAGACTCACCAAGTCTGGCTTCTGTACGATCATGTGA